From the Lathyrus oleraceus cultivar Zhongwan6 chromosome 4, CAAS_Psat_ZW6_1.0, whole genome shotgun sequence genome, one window contains:
- the LOC127138199 gene encoding ATP-dependent DNA helicase PIF1 has protein sequence MTFSTFKKSVKDRGFLETGHSIHDCLVEAMSLRMPYALRRLLVTILIFCEPTDVRGLWKEFFTHMVEDYQTANNVVESDLTNMLFKDLNELLNLHGKKIEDYDLPYLPPNTIDRGAVPSIIQEELAVDVPNEDIEFVAKLNNDQMIAFNTIMNVIVQKHSGVFFVDGPGGTGKTFLYRTLMASSRSRGEIVLATASSGIAATLLPGGRIAHSRFKIPIDIQPSSIYGIQKQKDLANLIRVAATIIWDEASMTNKNCLEALDRSLQDICSNSAPFGGKVLIMGGDFRQVLPVVRKGTKAQMISACIIQSHLWNHTKILRLCQNMRSLHDQEFA, from the coding sequence ATGACTTTCAGTACATTCAAAAAATCAGTCAAGGATAGGGGATTTCTAGAGACTGGTCATAGTATTCATGATTGTTTGGTTGAGGCTATGAGTCTCCGAATGCCATATGCTTTACGGAGGTTACTCGTGACGATTTTAATATTTTGTGAACCTACTGATGTTAGAGGCCTTTGGAAAGAGTTTTTTACACATATGGTAGAGGATTATCAAACAGCTAACAATGTTGTGGAATCAGACTTAACTAATATGTTGTTTAAGGACTTAAATGAACTCTTAAACCTGCACGGTAAAAAGATTGAAGATTATGATCTCCCATATTTACCCCCTAATACAATAGACAGAGGTGCAGTTCCAAGTATCATACAAGAGGAGTTAGCGGTCGATGTCCCCAATGAAGATATTGAATTTGTTGCTAAGTTAAATAATGATCAAATGATTGCATTCAACACCATTATGAATGTAATTGTTCAAAAACACAGTGGGGTATTTTTTGTTGATGGTCCAGGAGGAACAGGTAAAACATTCCTTTATAGAACATTAATGGCAAGTTCAAGAAGTAGAGGAGAAATTGTCTTAGCAACTGCATCATCTGGTATAGCTGCAACATTGTTACCCGGTGGTAGGATTGCACACTCTCGATTTAAGATACCTATTGATATTCAACCGAGTTCCATTTATGGTATTCAAAAGCAAAAGGATCTTGCAAATCTCATTAGAGTTGCTGCCACAATAATTTGGGACGAAGCATCAATGACAAATAAAAATTGTTTGGAAGCCTTAGATCGATCATTACAAGACATTTGTAGCAACAGTGCTCCATTTGGTGGAAAAGTTCTGATCATGGGGGGAGATTTTCGTCAAGTTCTTCCTGTTGTAAGAAAAGGTACTAAGGCACAAATGATTTCAGCGTGTATTATTCAGTCTCATTTATGGAATCATACCAAGATTTTGCGTTTGTGTCAAAATATGCGATCATTACATGATCAAGAGTTTGCATAA